In Gemmatimonadales bacterium, one DNA window encodes the following:
- a CDS encoding cation transporter, translated as MTSLTLHPEGMSCGHCVEAVRRTLSALPGVEVDSVDIGRAKLRYDESVIQEGRIEVALAEAGYPPAAE; from the coding sequence ATGACCAGTCTCACACTCCATCCCGAAGGCATGAGCTGCGGCCACTGTGTGGAGGCCGTCCGACGCACGCTTTCCGCGCTCCCCGGAGTCGAGGTCGATTCAGTCGACATCGGGCGCGCCAAGCTCCGCTACGACGAGTCGGTGATCCAGGAAGGTCGGATCGAGGTCGCACTCGCGGAAGCCGG